The stretch of DNA CCTCAAAAGCTTTCAAGTGGTCATTTCTTTCCTCCAGTTGTTGCTGTAAACTTTCtagtttttctttgtatttcaaaCTCGCATCATCCATCTCCATCTTGTGACCTTCATTTACCCTCACCAGATTATTTTCCAACTCTCTTACCTTCTGTTCTAAAGATTGACTGACTGACTCTTTTTCCTGCAACTTTTTCTGGAAATCTCCAATTATGTTCTCCATATCcaaatgcttttgttctttAGCTTTCAGTTCTTCCCTACTGCTTGCTAAATCACCACCACACCGAGCATGCTCATCCACTAACAATGAGTATTTTTTAGTTTGCTCCTCAAGTTCTTTCCTGAGGCTTTCAGTCACGCTCTGCTCCTCATGATTTCTCTTCTCAACACATTCTAATTTTTTAAGGAGTTCCTCCAGTTTGTTTTGCAGTTCTAGATGAGAGTCTTTACTTTCTCGTTGTTCCTTTTCATACTTCTTCAACAATTCATCTTTTTCTGTCAGGTCCTTCTGTAACACGTGAATTTTCTCTTCATACATCCGTTGGGTACTCtcaagcatttcatttttttcctgctctacaGCAGCTTTTGCACTCTCTACtttttgcagcatttctttctctaaTTCTGTAGACTCTCTTGTTGACTTCTGGATTTGTTCTTCTAATGATCCAATTTTGGCCTCTCTTTCCTGCACTTTTTGTTCTAAGTCTCTTAACTGATTTTCTCTATCTTGCTTAAATTTCTCTAGCCGCTCCTTTTCTTCCATCTGAGTCATCAATTGCTTTTTAATAGAACCGATTTTTTGCTCTGCCTTCTTTTTCAGATCTGCCAACTTAGTGCTACTCTCCGCATTCAGTCTCTCTTCTAATTCTTTCAGTTCTTCCTCCTTGCTTTTAAGTATTGATGATTTCATTTGAACAAATTCCCTCTCTTTTGCTTCAAATTCAGCTTTCAGTGAATCTACTTTCTTTTCAAGATCAAGCACCTTTTCTTCAGCCTCTTTAAACCTATTGTCTTTTTCAAAAGCCACCTTCTCCGCCTGCTGGAGTTGCCAAGCTACCTCTTGTTGCTCTGTCTCTTTCTGTTCATTATACTTTTTAAGTTCCTCCATCAAGGaatcattttctgaagttttctgaGCAATGCGTTCTTCTAGTTCAGCAAGTCTTGCAGCTTGGATTTTTAACTCTGCAGTTAactcacttttttgtttttctatcctgttttgcttttgttccaaTGCACTTTTTAAGCTATCCAGACTTTTGCCTTGTTTAGCCAGCTCCTCTTTCAGCTTATTTAGCTCTTCATCTTTTCTATTGGCTTGGGTATTGCTTAGTTCAAGTTTGCTCTGCAAATCTTTAATAGCTTCATGATTTTGTGTAAATTTTGTTTGTGCTTTCATCTTCCACTCTGACAGCTTGGCTGTGCAATGATCTACCTGCTCGAGAGCTGATGCTTTTTCCTGACTCAGCGTCTCAACAGTGGTCGATAACTCCTGTACCTGGTTTAACAACTGCAATCGATCCTCTTCATGTTGCTTGCTTAACAGAGACATggcttcttccttctctgttaAACTTACCATACTTTCAAGTTTAACATTAAGCTCATTAATTGTTCTGTTGAGAGCAGAGATCTCTGATTCTTTTTCCTGGAGCTCCTCTCTCATTGAGGTGACAGCGTTGATATTTTCAGATAACTCTTTCCTGAGCTGAGTTATGcaagtttctttttctgatgctgcctgctgctggtgccctcctTCTTTTTGcaattgttctttttctgttacaAGTCCTTCAATGTCAGCTCTCATGGACCTAATTAAGTTGTCCTTTTCTTGCAGCTGCTCCATTGACTTTTGTAAAGAACTACTGGCAGCAGAATGATTCTCTGTTACTACTCTAAGTTGAGCTTCTagctcaagatttttttttattttagctaaTACCACTTCTTTAACTTTTATAGTTTGGCGCTCACAATCTGCAATTTTACATGTTACTACACCAATTTTTTCATTACACTTTTCAATTAAttcactgctttttgtttgcaaCATATCTCCAGCATTCTTCCAATAAGCATCCAATtgtgctataaggtctcccgaCAACCTCTTAAACTCAGTTTCTTGTTGTTGAAAtgcctccatttttttctcataattttCATGATCTTTGTCTTGAGAAAACTGCACAGTTTGGAGTTTCTCCTCAAGTGTTTTCAGCATATCAGCCAGCTCAGTAATTTTGGCTTTGTCCTTTTCTTCAATTGCTTTCTGTTTACTGAGCTGTTCCTGAAGCCCCGATTGCTCTTTCAGGGACAGACTAAGATCACCTTCCAACTTTTGGAGCTGTGTTTTCAGGTCACTTTCACTACTTGACAAAGCATTCACATGAGCCAATGACTGCTTTAGCTGTTCTTGTAACTGGTTCAGGGTCTCATCCCTCTTCACCTGTTCTTCCTTCAGTCGGGTTATTTCTGTTCTGGAGCCCTCCTTCTCAGCACTGAAGGTGGCAAGTTTCTGTTTCAGGTCTCCAACTTCCTGCTCTTTCTCCTGCAGTTCCATTTCATGTTTTTCCTGGAGCTCTTCAACCTGCTGATTGAGTTTCTTTTCCCAGCTCTGGGTAACTTCTTCCAACTCCCTCCTATGAGCCTCAGCAAGACTCTCCAGTTGCTCTTTCTGATTAGATTCCAGTTTTGACACAGCATCATTGATTCCGGCTGAGCTGGCATGTGCCATTTCTAGCATTTTAGCATTGAATTCGCTCTCTTTCTGATTGAACTCCAACTGCTTGTTTTCAAGCTCTCTTTTTAGTTTAGATTCCTGCTCGgcaagtttctttttaaaggctTCCTGCATATCTTTtgatttctgcttcattttctccattttattttcctgacgtttcagtttattttcacaTTCTCCTTGTAGAGCACTAGTTCTTTCCTCTGTGGCTAACAATTTCTGTTTAAGCTCTTCAACTTGTTCATTCTGTAACTTCTTCATGTGttcaatttccttttccttctcagttAGACTTTGCTTTGTCTCATCAGCCTCTCTTTGCAGATCCTTCAGTTGGGATTCATACTGTTGTGTGAGAGAGGTtactttctgtgtattttcattGCTTTGCTCTTGCAAATGCTGCTTCAGGTCATGTACCTGGGACATGTATGATTCTAATTCATTCTTGATTTCACTCAGCTGGGATTCAGTTCTTTCTAACTGCTCTCTAAACTgtgatttttctccttccagatCTGTCAGTTTGTGCTGCAGCTTTGCTAATTCCTCTTCATATGTCCTTGCCTGCTCATTAGAAGTATTTTGATAAGACTGCGAAACCTCCTCTAGTTTTGCAGACACTTGGACAAGTTCAGCTTCAGATCTTTCTGCAGATTCTTTTAGCTTCTGCTCATGTGCTTTTATTTCCTCCAGATGTCTGTCCTTCTCCTCCAATAATTGCTTAAGTTGATTCAGTTCTTCTTTGAGTACCTTCTCGACTCCTTGAATAGAGATCTCATGCTCTTTTAACATAGTTTCAACCTCTTCTTTGTGCTGATTCCTCTCTTCTTCCAACTTTCCTTCCAATTCTTGCTTTGCTTCACCTGCTTTACTTTTCAATTCTGAGAGTTCTTTTTCTAAATCAAGACGTACTTTTAGTGCTTCTGATAGCTCAGATGACAGTGCTTCTAACTCAGTTTGTTTCACATCAAGTTTTTCTAAAGTTTTTTCATTCATCTCTTCTATATGTGTACGGaaaactgtttctttctctttcaataTTGTATCTATTTCTTGTTCTtgcttttctctcattttttctatttcaacTACATGTTGTTGCTTTAGAATTTGAAATTTTTCCGTCCAAAgcttttcttgctg from Anas platyrhynchos isolate ZD024472 breed Pekin duck chromosome 2, IASCAAS_PekinDuck_T2T, whole genome shotgun sequence encodes:
- the GOLGA4 gene encoding golgin subfamily A member 4 isoform X2; this encodes MFKKLKQKISEEQAPPRRAAPLQPQGAAEGAPSKSPPPTDKRSRTSSFTDQNDESSLTPDKELLAGMIAEPAFLSEYTIFALDPTKQPKPQSDGVNLPKQPIPRSAENNGSEPASPQPSDAQSFAQRLQLRVPSMESLFRSPVKESLFRSSSKESLVRTPSRDSLNRLDVDAAGPTFDPPSDIESETEEAPGNADSLSKEQLLQRLRRMERSLGNYRGKYAELVSAYQVIQREKKKLQGILSQSQDKALRRIAELREELQMDQQAKKHLQEEFDASLEEKDQLISVLQTQVSLLKQRLQNGQMGTELPDPNIQSDPQVQSPTKEISAENIAEPGSNEGNEDSVKTLETLNQRVKRQENLLQRCKEMIRSHKERCAQLTNEKEALQEQLEERLQELEKMKDLHMAEKTKLITQLRDAKNLIEQLEQDKGMVIAETKRQMHETLEMKEEEVAQLRARIKQITTKGEELKEQKEKSEKAAFEELEKALSIAQKTEEARKKLQAEMDEKIKAIEKANEEERVNLQQELTRVKQEVVEIMKKSSEDRVAELEKLHKKEMATKDRELNERLRVQEKEFHEKMKAALEKNQSECLKTLQEQEQQESLALEELELQKKAIQAECDKKLQEMHQEVEASRTKILELESSLAKYSRDDRDRSEELSTLVESEKKQHNKEINDMVEKHKKELENMQQQQEKLWTEKFQILKQQHVVEIEKMREKQEQEIDTILKEKETVFRTHIEEMNEKTLEKLDVKQTELEALSSELSEALKVRLDLEKELSELKSKAGEAKQELEGKLEEERNQHKEEVETMLKEHEISIQGVEKVLKEELNQLKQLLEEKDRHLEEIKAHEQKLKESAERSEAELVQVSAKLEEVSQSYQNTSNEQARTYEEELAKLQHKLTDLEGEKSQFREQLERTESQLSEIKNELESYMSQVHDLKQHLQEQSNENTQKVTSLTQQYESQLKDLQREADETKQSLTEKEKEIEHMKKLQNEQVEELKQKLLATEERTSALQGECENKLKRQENKMEKMKQKSKDMQEAFKKKLAEQESKLKRELENKQLEFNQKESEFNAKMLEMAHASSAGINDAVSKLESNQKEQLESLAEAHRRELEEVTQSWEKKLNQQVEELQEKHEMELQEKEQEVGDLKQKLATFSAEKEGSRTEITRLKEEQVKRDETLNQLQEQLKQSLAHVNALSSSESDLKTQLQKLEGDLSLSLKEQSGLQEQLSKQKAIEEKDKAKITELADMLKTLEEKLQTVQFSQDKDHENYEKKMEAFQQQETEFKRLSGDLIAQLDAYWKNAGDMLQTKSSELIEKCNEKIGVVTCKIADCERQTIKVKEVVLAKIKKNLELEAQLRVVTENHSAASSSLQKSMEQLQEKDNLIRSMRADIEGLVTEKEQLQKEGGHQQQAASEKETCITQLRKELSENINAVTSMREELQEKESEISALNRTINELNVKLESMVSLTEKEEAMSLLSKQHEEDRLQLLNQVQELSTTVETLSQEKASALEQVDHCTAKLSEWKMKAQTKFTQNHEAIKDLQSKLELSNTQANRKDEELNKLKEELAKQGKSLDSLKSALEQKQNRIEKQKSELTAELKIQAARLAELEERIAQKTSENDSLMEELKKYNEQKETEQQEVAWQLQQAEKVAFEKDNRFKEAEEKVLDLEKKVDSLKAEFEAKEREFVQMKSSILKSKEEELKELEERLNAESSTKLADLKKKAEQKIGSIKKQLMTQMEEKERLEKFKQDRENQLRDLEQKVQEREAKIGSLEEQIQKSTRESTELEKEMLQKVESAKAAVEQEKNEMLESTQRMYEEKIHVLQKDLTEKDELLKKYEKEQRESKDSHLELQNKLEELLKKLECVEKRNHEEQSVTESLRKELEEQTKKYSLLVDEHARCGGDLASSREELKAKEQKHLDMENIIGDFQKKLQEKESVSQSLEQKVRELENNLVRVNEGHKMEMDDASLKYKEKLESLQQQLEERNDHLKAFEENVEEKAKSGLEMQKLLSDMQNQQKDLQAKLEETEREKQKLRKDVNSLQKDLRTLRKEHQQELDIVKKESLEEMEQKIRWEQEDTELKHNSTLKQLMREFNTQLAQKEMEFETALKETISKAQEVESELIENHHIETTQLHKKIAEKDDDLKRTVEKYEEMLEAREEEMTAKVHELQAQLEELQKEYKQRMAEEEHRNHENVTIAELKAQLAQKTTLVNDSKLKEQELKEQIHVLEDRLKNYEKKVYVTSVGTPYRDGNLHHTDVSLFGEPTEFEYLRKVLFEYMMGRETKTMAKVITTVLKFPADQTQKILEREDARPLSWLRPS
- the GOLGA4 gene encoding golgin subfamily A member 4 isoform X7, which codes for MESLFRSPVKESLFRSSSKESLVRTPSRDSLNRLDVDAAGPTFDPPSDIESETEEAPGNADSLSKEQLLQRLRRMERSLGNYRGKYAELVSAYQVIQREKKKLQGILSQSQDKALRRIAELREELQMDQQAKKHLQEEFDASLEEKDQLISVLQTQVSLLKQRLQNGQMGTELPDPNIQSDPQVQSPTKEISAENIAEPGSNEGNEDSVKTLETLNQRVKRQENLLQRCKEMIRSHKERCAQLTNEKEALQEQLEERLQELEKMKDLHMAEKTKLITQLRDAKNLIEQLEQDKGMVIAETKRQMHETLEMKEEEVAQLRARIKQITTKGEELKEQKEKSEKAAFEELEKALSIAQKTEEARKKLQAEMDEKIKAIEKANEEERVNLQQELTRVKQEVVEIMKKSSEDRVAELEKLHKKEMATKDRELNERLRVQEKEFHEKMKAALEKNQSECLKTLQEQEQQESLALEELELQKKAIQAECDKKLQEMHQEVEASRTKILELESSLAKYSRDDRDRSEELSTLVESEKKQHNKEINDMVEKHKKELENMQQQQEKLWTEKFQILKQQHVVEIEKMREKQEQEIDTILKEKETVFRTHIEEMNEKTLEKLDVKQTELEALSSELSEALKVRLDLEKELSELKSKAGEAKQELEGKLEEERNQHKEEVETMLKEHEISIQGVEKVLKEELNQLKQLLEEKDRHLEEIKAHEQKLKESAERSEAELVQVSAKLEEVSQSYQNTSNEQARTYEEELAKLQHKLTDLEGEKSQFREQLERTESQLSEIKNELESYMSQVHDLKQHLQEQSNENTQKVTSLTQQYESQLKDLQREADETKQSLTEKEKEIEHMKKLQNEQVEELKQKLLATEERTSALQGECENKLKRQENKMEKMKQKSKDMQEAFKKKLAEQESKLKRELENKQLEFNQKESEFNAKMLEMAHASSAGINDAVSKLESNQKEQLESLAEAHRRELEEVTQSWEKKLNQQVEELQEKHEMELQEKEQEVGDLKQKLATFSAEKEGSRTEITRLKEEQVKRDETLNQLQEQLKQSLAHVNALSSSESDLKTQLQKLEGDLSLSLKEQSGLQEQLSKQKAIEEKDKAKITELADMLKTLEEKLQTVQFSQDKDHENYEKKMEAFQQQETEFKRLSGDLIAQLDAYWKNAGDMLQTKSSELIEKCNEKIGVVTCKIADCERQTIKVKEVVLAKIKKNLELEAQLRVVTENHSAASSSLQKSMEQLQEKDNLIRSMRADIEGLVTEKEQLQKEGGHQQQAASEKETCITQLRKELSENINAVTSMREELQEKESEISALNRTINELNVKLESMVSLTEKEEAMSLLSKQHEEDRLQLLNQVQELSTTVETLSQEKASALEQVDHCTAKLSEWKMKAQTKFTQNHEAIKDLQSKLELSNTQANRKDEELNKLKEELAKQGKSLDSLKSALEQKQNRIEKQKSELTAELKIQAARLAELEERIAQKTSENDSLMEELKKYNEQKETEQQEVAWQLQQAEKVAFEKDNRFKEAEEKVLDLEKKVDSLKAEFEAKEREFVQMKSSILKSKEEELKELEERLNAESSTKLADLKKKAEQKIGSIKKQLMTQMEEKERLEKFKQDRENQLRDLEQKVQEREAKIGSLEEQIQKSTRESTELEKEMLQKVESAKAAVEQEKNEMLESTQRMYEEKIHVLQKDLTEKDELLKKYEKEQRESKDSHLELQNKLEELLKKLECVEKRNHEEQSVTESLRKELEEQTKKYSLLVDEHARCGGDLASSREELKAKEQKHLDMENIIGDFQKKLQEKESVSQSLEQKVRELENNLVRVNEGHKMEMDDASLKYKEKLESLQQQLEERNDHLKAFEENVEEKAKSGLEMQKLLSDMQNQQKDLQAKLEETEREKQKLRKDVNSLQKDLRTLRKEHQQELDIVKKESLEEMEQKIRWEQEDTELKHNSTLKQLMREFNTQLAQKEMEFETALKETISKAQEVESELIENHHIETTQLHKKIAEKDDDLKRTVEKYEEMLEAREEEMTAKVHELQAQLEELQKEYKQRMAEEEHRNHENVTIAELKAQLAQKTTLVNDSKLKEQELKEQIHVLEDRLKNYEKKVYVTSVGTPYRDGNLHHTDVSLFGEPTEFEYLRKVLFEYMMGRETKTMAKVITTVLKFPADQTQKILEREDARPLFASPRGGIF
- the GOLGA4 gene encoding golgin subfamily A member 4 isoform X5 codes for the protein MFKKLKQKISEEQAPPRRAAPLQPQGAAEGAPSKSPPPTDKRSRTSSFTDQNDESSLTPDKENLPKQPIPRSAENNGSEPASPQPSDAQSFAQRLQLRVPSMESLFRSPVKESLFRSSSKESLVRTPSRDSLNRLDVDAAGPTFDPPSDIESETEEAPGNADSLSKEQLLQRLRRMERSLGNYRGKYAELVSAYQVIQREKKKLQGILSQSQDKALRRIAELREELQMDQQAKKHLQEEFDASLEEKDQLISVLQTQVSLLKQRLQNGQMGTELPDPNIQSDPQVQSPTKEISAENIAEPGSNEGNEDSVKTLETLNQRVKRQENLLQRCKEMIRSHKERCAQLTNEKEALQEQLEERLQELEKMKDLHMAEKTKLITQLRDAKNLIEQLEQDKGMVIAETKRQMHETLEMKEEEVAQLRARIKQITTKGEELKEQKEKSEKAAFEELEKALSIAQKTEEARKKLQAEMDEKIKAIEKANEEERVNLQQELTRVKQEVVEIMKKSSEDRVAELEKLHKKEMATKDRELNERLRVQEKEFHEKMKAALEKNQSECLKTLQEQEQQESLALEELELQKKAIQAECDKKLQEMHQEVEASRTKILELESSLAKYSRDDRDRSEELSTLVESEKKQHNKEINDMVEKHKKELENMQQQQEKLWTEKFQILKQQHVVEIEKMREKQEQEIDTILKEKETVFRTHIEEMNEKTLEKLDVKQTELEALSSELSEALKVRLDLEKELSELKSKAGEAKQELEGKLEEERNQHKEEVETMLKEHEISIQGVEKVLKEELNQLKQLLEEKDRHLEEIKAHEQKLKESAERSEAELVQVSAKLEEVSQSYQNTSNEQARTYEEELAKLQHKLTDLEGEKSQFREQLERTESQLSEIKNELESYMSQVHDLKQHLQEQSNENTQKVTSLTQQYESQLKDLQREADETKQSLTEKEKEIEHMKKLQNEQVEELKQKLLATEERTSALQGECENKLKRQENKMEKMKQKSKDMQEAFKKKLAEQESKLKRELENKQLEFNQKESEFNAKMLEMAHASSAGINDAVSKLESNQKEQLESLAEAHRRELEEVTQSWEKKLNQQVEELQEKHEMELQEKEQEVGDLKQKLATFSAEKEGSRTEITRLKEEQVKRDETLNQLQEQLKQSLAHVNALSSSESDLKTQLQKLEGDLSLSLKEQSGLQEQLSKQKAIEEKDKAKITELADMLKTLEEKLQTVQFSQDKDHENYEKKMEAFQQQETEFKRLSGDLIAQLDAYWKNAGDMLQTKSSELIEKCNEKIGVVTCKIADCERQTIKVKEVVLAKIKKNLELEAQLRVVTENHSAASSSLQKSMEQLQEKDNLIRSMRADIEGLVTEKEQLQKEGGHQQQAASEKETCITQLRKELSENINAVTSMREELQEKESEISALNRTINELNVKLESMVSLTEKEEAMSLLSKQHEEDRLQLLNQVQELSTTVETLSQEKASALEQVDHCTAKLSEWKMKAQTKFTQNHEAIKDLQSKLELSNTQANRKDEELNKLKEELAKQGKSLDSLKSALEQKQNRIEKQKSELTAELKIQAARLAELEERIAQKTSENDSLMEELKKYNEQKETEQQEVAWQLQQAEKVAFEKDNRFKEAEEKVLDLEKKVDSLKAEFEAKEREFVQMKSSILKSKEEELKELEERLNAESSTKLADLKKKAEQKIGSIKKQLMTQMEEKERLEKFKQDRENQLRDLEQKVQEREAKIGSLEEQIQKSTRESTELEKEMLQKVESAKAAVEQEKNEMLESTQRMYEEKIHVLQKDLTEKDELLKKYEKEQRESKDSHLELQNKLEELLKKLECVEKRNHEEQSVTESLRKELEEQTKKYSLLVDEHARCGGDLASSREELKAKEQKHLDMENIIGDFQKKLQEKESVSQSLEQKVRELENNLVRVNEGHKMEMDDASLKYKEKLESLQQQLEERNDHLKAFEENVEEKAKSGLEMQKLLSDMQNQQKDLQAKLEETEREKQKLRKDVNSLQKDLRTLRKEHQQELDIVKKESLEEMEQKIRWEQEDTELKHNSTLKQLMREFNTQLAQKEMEFETALKETISKAQEVESELIENHHIETTQLHKKIAEKDDDLKRTVEKYEEMLEAREEEMTAKVHELQAQLEELQKEYKQRMAEEEHRNHENVTIAELKAQLAQKTTLVNDSKLKEQELKEQIHVLEDRLKNYEKKVYVTSVGTPYRDGNLHHTDVSLFGEPTEFEYLRKVLFEYMMGRETKTMAKVITTVLKFPADQTQKILEREDARPLFASPRGGIF